A genomic region of Zea mays cultivar B73 chromosome 6, Zm-B73-REFERENCE-NAM-5.0, whole genome shotgun sequence contains the following coding sequences:
- the LOC103629223 gene encoding translation initiation factor IF-2 isoform X4: MAQSFAGIQIIRSCCHVSVAELKQALLATTLELEAAREELRRKEQSIAKLAGLVREVARERDDARDQLQSLRLLAAQAAAAAPPLVTSSVTDSDGSLASSPADPFFDPVTSADRRCKLSPATPPAPPPKPVQQRHCQPGACGRGSAPAADAVLETLASKRPLPQRGRLLAAVMEAGPLLQNLLVAGQLPRWRNPPTVRAPDTTLPLGAATLASTACMKRPVAAAAMSVLPAASCPPAFIAKRQRLLH; this comes from the exons ATGGCGCAATCATTTGCAGGAATCCAAATCATTCGATCGTGCTGCCATGTA AGCGTGGCGGAGCTGAAGCAGGCGCTGCTGGCGACGACGCTGGAGCTGGAGGCGGCGAGGGAGGAGCTGAGGCGCAAGGAGCAGAGCATCGCCAAGCTGGCCGGCCTGGTCCGCGAGGTGGCCAGGGAGCGCGACGACGCGCGGGACCAGCTGCAGAGCCTCCGCCTCCTGGCCgcgcaggcggcggcggcggcgccgccgcTCGTCACGTCCAGCGTCACCGACTCCGACGGCAGCCTCGCCTCGTCCCCCGCCGACCCCTTCTTCGACCCCGTCACCTCCGCCGACCGGCGCTGCAAGCTCAGCCCCGCCAcgccccccgcgccgccgcccaaGCCGGTGCAGCAGCGCCACTGCCAGCCCGGAGCCTGCGGCCGCGGGTCGGCGCCGGCGGCAGACGCCGTGCTCGAGACGCTCGCCAGCAAGCGGCCCCTTCCGCAGAGGGGCCGCCTGCTGGCCGCCGTCATGGAGGCGGGGCCCCTGCTGCAGAATCTGCTCGTCGCCGGGCAGCTACCGCGGTGGCGCAACCCGCCCACGGTTCGCGCCCCGGACACGACGCTGCCGCTAGGCGCCGCCACGCTGGCCTCCACCGCCTGCATGAAGCggccggtggcggcggcggccatgTCCGTGCTGCCCGCCGCCAGCTGCCCGCCGGCTTTCATAGCCAAGCGGCAGAGGCTGCTGCACTGA
- the LOC103629223 gene encoding translation initiation factor IF-2 isoform X1, whose translation MAMELPLFLGDGPDAALFSSLWPSFLDDLQQPPQEQSVAELKQALLATTLELEAAREELRRKEQSIAKLAGLVREVARERDDARDQLQSLRLLAAQAAAAAPPLVTSSVTDSDGSLASSPADPFFDPVTSADRRCKLSPATPPAPPPKPVQQRHCQPGACGRGSAPAADAVLETLASKRPLPQRGRLLAAVMEAGPLLQNLLVAGQLPRWRNPPTVRAPDTTLPLGAATLASTACMKRPVAAAAMSVLPAASCPPAFIAKRQRLLH comes from the exons ATGGCCATGGAGCTCCCTCTCTTCCTCGGGGACGGCCCGGACGCCGCGCTCTTCTCCTCCCTCTGGCCCTCCTTCCTCGACGACCTGCAGCAGCCCCCGCAAGAG CAGAGCGTGGCGGAGCTGAAGCAGGCGCTGCTGGCGACGACGCTGGAGCTGGAGGCGGCGAGGGAGGAGCTGAGGCGCAAGGAGCAGAGCATCGCCAAGCTGGCCGGCCTGGTCCGCGAGGTGGCCAGGGAGCGCGACGACGCGCGGGACCAGCTGCAGAGCCTCCGCCTCCTGGCCgcgcaggcggcggcggcggcgccgccgcTCGTCACGTCCAGCGTCACCGACTCCGACGGCAGCCTCGCCTCGTCCCCCGCCGACCCCTTCTTCGACCCCGTCACCTCCGCCGACCGGCGCTGCAAGCTCAGCCCCGCCAcgccccccgcgccgccgcccaaGCCGGTGCAGCAGCGCCACTGCCAGCCCGGAGCCTGCGGCCGCGGGTCGGCGCCGGCGGCAGACGCCGTGCTCGAGACGCTCGCCAGCAAGCGGCCCCTTCCGCAGAGGGGCCGCCTGCTGGCCGCCGTCATGGAGGCGGGGCCCCTGCTGCAGAATCTGCTCGTCGCCGGGCAGCTACCGCGGTGGCGCAACCCGCCCACGGTTCGCGCCCCGGACACGACGCTGCCGCTAGGCGCCGCCACGCTGGCCTCCACCGCCTGCATGAAGCggccggtggcggcggcggccatgTCCGTGCTGCCCGCCGCCAGCTGCCCGCCGGCTTTCATAGCCAAGCGGCAGAGGCTGCTGCACTGA
- the LOC103629223 gene encoding translation initiation factor IF-2 isoform X3, with translation MAQSFAGIQIIRSCCHVQSVAELKQALLATTLELEAAREELRRKEQSIAKLAGLVREVARERDDARDQLQSLRLLAAQAAAAAPPLVTSSVTDSDGSLASSPADPFFDPVTSADRRCKLSPATPPAPPPKPVQQRHCQPGACGRGSAPAADAVLETLASKRPLPQRGRLLAAVMEAGPLLQNLLVAGQLPRWRNPPTVRAPDTTLPLGAATLASTACMKRPVAAAAMSVLPAASCPPAFIAKRQRLLH, from the exons ATGGCGCAATCATTTGCAGGAATCCAAATCATTCGATCGTGCTGCCATGTA CAGAGCGTGGCGGAGCTGAAGCAGGCGCTGCTGGCGACGACGCTGGAGCTGGAGGCGGCGAGGGAGGAGCTGAGGCGCAAGGAGCAGAGCATCGCCAAGCTGGCCGGCCTGGTCCGCGAGGTGGCCAGGGAGCGCGACGACGCGCGGGACCAGCTGCAGAGCCTCCGCCTCCTGGCCgcgcaggcggcggcggcggcgccgccgcTCGTCACGTCCAGCGTCACCGACTCCGACGGCAGCCTCGCCTCGTCCCCCGCCGACCCCTTCTTCGACCCCGTCACCTCCGCCGACCGGCGCTGCAAGCTCAGCCCCGCCAcgccccccgcgccgccgcccaaGCCGGTGCAGCAGCGCCACTGCCAGCCCGGAGCCTGCGGCCGCGGGTCGGCGCCGGCGGCAGACGCCGTGCTCGAGACGCTCGCCAGCAAGCGGCCCCTTCCGCAGAGGGGCCGCCTGCTGGCCGCCGTCATGGAGGCGGGGCCCCTGCTGCAGAATCTGCTCGTCGCCGGGCAGCTACCGCGGTGGCGCAACCCGCCCACGGTTCGCGCCCCGGACACGACGCTGCCGCTAGGCGCCGCCACGCTGGCCTCCACCGCCTGCATGAAGCggccggtggcggcggcggccatgTCCGTGCTGCCCGCCGCCAGCTGCCCGCCGGCTTTCATAGCCAAGCGGCAGAGGCTGCTGCACTGA
- the LOC103629223 gene encoding translation initiation factor IF-2 isoform X2, translating into MAMELPLFLGDGPDAALFSSLWPSFLDDLQQPPQESVAELKQALLATTLELEAAREELRRKEQSIAKLAGLVREVARERDDARDQLQSLRLLAAQAAAAAPPLVTSSVTDSDGSLASSPADPFFDPVTSADRRCKLSPATPPAPPPKPVQQRHCQPGACGRGSAPAADAVLETLASKRPLPQRGRLLAAVMEAGPLLQNLLVAGQLPRWRNPPTVRAPDTTLPLGAATLASTACMKRPVAAAAMSVLPAASCPPAFIAKRQRLLH; encoded by the exons ATGGCCATGGAGCTCCCTCTCTTCCTCGGGGACGGCCCGGACGCCGCGCTCTTCTCCTCCCTCTGGCCCTCCTTCCTCGACGACCTGCAGCAGCCCCCGCAAGAG AGCGTGGCGGAGCTGAAGCAGGCGCTGCTGGCGACGACGCTGGAGCTGGAGGCGGCGAGGGAGGAGCTGAGGCGCAAGGAGCAGAGCATCGCCAAGCTGGCCGGCCTGGTCCGCGAGGTGGCCAGGGAGCGCGACGACGCGCGGGACCAGCTGCAGAGCCTCCGCCTCCTGGCCgcgcaggcggcggcggcggcgccgccgcTCGTCACGTCCAGCGTCACCGACTCCGACGGCAGCCTCGCCTCGTCCCCCGCCGACCCCTTCTTCGACCCCGTCACCTCCGCCGACCGGCGCTGCAAGCTCAGCCCCGCCAcgccccccgcgccgccgcccaaGCCGGTGCAGCAGCGCCACTGCCAGCCCGGAGCCTGCGGCCGCGGGTCGGCGCCGGCGGCAGACGCCGTGCTCGAGACGCTCGCCAGCAAGCGGCCCCTTCCGCAGAGGGGCCGCCTGCTGGCCGCCGTCATGGAGGCGGGGCCCCTGCTGCAGAATCTGCTCGTCGCCGGGCAGCTACCGCGGTGGCGCAACCCGCCCACGGTTCGCGCCCCGGACACGACGCTGCCGCTAGGCGCCGCCACGCTGGCCTCCACCGCCTGCATGAAGCggccggtggcggcggcggccatgTCCGTGCTGCCCGCCGCCAGCTGCCCGCCGGCTTTCATAGCCAAGCGGCAGAGGCTGCTGCACTGA